In Arvicanthis niloticus isolate mArvNil1 chromosome 16, mArvNil1.pat.X, whole genome shotgun sequence, the sequence GCTTTTCTCCATTCAAGAATTTATACAACATACTGAATGTCCTTTTCAATAAAAGGGCATGATTTTAGAATGGATTCACAAGACTATATCTAACAATTTCTATCCATCCCTAACTTCTGAGCTAGGTTGTCAATttcataacctttttttttttctggtagaaaTGATGCATTTTAAACCATAAGAGCCTTCTAGTGTGACAATGTCTATGTTATATGTGAATTTATCAGTTTCTTCTCATTTGTTCTCAGAACCTCAAGTTTATAGCTGCCTTAGTTAGAGTTCCTAtggctatgatgaaacaccatgaccaaaagcaacttcagaaggagagggtttgtttggcttacatatcctgaaTCACAGCCCATTTAGAGAAaccaaggcaagaactcaaacagggagggaacctggaggcagaaagctgatgtagaggccatggaggggtgctgtctactggcttgcccagcctgATCTCTTATAGAACTCAGGGGCAGAAGTCCAGGGATAACCCTACACACAatagactgggccctcccacatcaaccaccaATTTAAACAGTGTTCTACAGGCGTGCATATGGCCCAGTCTTATGGAGTCATGCTCTTCATTGAGGTTCCCTGCTGTAAgaagactctagcttgtgtcaagctgacataaaactaggcagcaCAACAACATAGTTGCCCATGAATAAATAGAACAGGAAACTCATGATAGTAGTGGAatctctgggtgttcttctggaaaaataagaatatttaaaaagaaatgttgatTGGCCTGTGCATTAGGCTCAAAGATATACCACACACATCACCTTCTatgtttactatttatttatttatttatttatttatgctagcAAGTTAAATTAGGCACTTTACACTTCTTCTAGAAAACAGCCAGGCAAAGGATTCTCTACTATACTATCTCCTGGAAGGCTTAAGGAATTCAAAGAAAGTGAAACTCTGAATACAGAGTGTGTGGCTCTCAGATCAGCTTCTAGCATTGATGGCAATCAGCTTCCTGAGCATGCCCTGTCcatcttttctttgtgtgtgctcAGCTGAGCTCTGAACTGTTACCTTCAGTGGACTAAAGTGAAGGAGTCCCTCTGGTAGTATCCAACAGTCTTTCCAGATTTCCAGACTCATTACAGATGAGGCAAGGGCAAGTCTCATGCCAGCAGCATAGACCACACATATGCTAAGAAAATTGTCCACACTGTTTAGCCCCTGGTAACCCAGTGGTAAGAAGAATCTATTTTGGAGCGCTATGGCCATAAATGGCTGTggtgtggggagggggttggTAATGGAATTAGCCACGCAAGTGGCAGAGGTGCTTGAAATCTGTGAAGTAATATTCCTGCTCTTTCAGGTCTCTCTCTGCCTAACAGACACATTGCTTTCCAAGTGGGGCAACTGACTCACCTACTTGTTAGTCTGGATAATGTGTAAAGCGAGAGTCTTCTGTTTCATCCTTTGTTCTATTGTCTGACACAGGGTCCTGCTATGCCAGCCAATTGCTGTGGACTCCCAGTACTCCtacctcagccccacccccaccgccaagtgctgggattagagatgtaaACCACACTGAAGGCAGCCCTCAGCTTTCCTACTCACCAGCATTGTCCCCTCTGCTGAGCTTTAtcacttttttttatttgaagatgTAGATAACTGAGTccctatttttattcttctctcacagGGAGAAGGAACTCGTCTATAGTGACATTCCCATGGGAATTAGAAACAGTGGCCAtggatatatataattttttatatgcATGACAAGTTATGTATGAGaagaaaggctgtgtgtgtgtgtgtgtgtgtgtgtgtgtgtgtgtgtgtgtgtgtagggagcaAGGAGCAAGTATCACAATGTCCCTAGGCTGGCTACAAGCTCACAATACAGCCttgaatgaccttgaacttctaatcctcctgtgtctactttccaaatcctgggattataggcatgcaccatcacaccctgAGAATCCAAGGCTGTGGGCTTCTAGTTACTTGCCTGATGGTTTATGGGGCAACTCATACCTTGGCAGAATAAAATGTTCCTCAGCAGCTAGCTAGTCATATGTCAAATTGCTTTTTATTCTAGAAGCATTCTATAATACTAATTGTATTTGTTCCAGAATGTGTCTCCTTTTAAAGATACTATGACTTACCCAATAGAGAGCAAATGTCAAGATGTACCTAGTCTTCATTGCTAGCTTCTAGTCCTTACCATTCGACTGTTAAATGAAGGGAAgtgaaggacagaagaaaggaagcaggTCCAGGGATGTGGACTCCTCCATCCCCAGTGCCTGGGATGCTCCCAACTCCCTTCTTTCACTGTTCTACTCCAACGTTACCTTTTCCTTTCTCACTGTTCCTAAAATAGCATCCTTTTTCCTCCATCTCCTGACCCTGACTTACTGTTCTCCATCCTATTCTATGATATCCCTCAGCAGAGTATGCCAGAGCCAAATTGTTTccttttccagtgtccacaagTGTGCTTGCAAAATGTCAGGTGTTTAAAATACTTACTGGGTGGGTGCCCTGTGCAATAAAGAAGAGGCGGATTTCGGAAGCAGCCGGCCAACCCTTCCCACAGCCTCCCCGTGGATAAACAGCTTCGGCTCTGAAAACCACACCTCACGCTCCTCAGTGAGGCTCACATCCCAGGGAAAGCCCCACCTGCAAACAGGCACAGCCAATACTGTGTAAAgcaacatcttttctttttcttgggcacTATGGACTCCTGGGCAAACTTGGAGAGCATAGAAAGCCTGTGAGCATTAAATGATGTCACATCCTCTATGTGCTGACCGAGAGGGTTTGTCACAAGTGTAAAAAGCTTGATGGCAGAGCCATCCTGCACCAGTGAGTTAACATCAGTGCAGCATCTTGATTGGTCAGTATGAACCTAGGGATCATACACAGTAAGACTCCAGAGTTTGCCTCCTCCGCCATCTTGTTTAaagcccattgtgtgtgtgtttctgtggcaGAGAATGCCCCCTGGGTCAAGACAGGATCCCAACCCTATGCAGGACTCTCCTTCCATGCTGTCCTGAACATTTTTATGGCaaaatatgtgtattttaaaagggAAGTTTGGGTCCATTTCTGctgctgggggggagggggggatggggatagTTTTAGCTTTCAGTGGTCAAATTTCAATCACCAGACATCAAGAAGCTATGCCTATAAGCCAGGGAGAGTAAGtgaaggaagaaaagtaaaaggCTCAAGAGACTAACTTCCCTCAATAGTAGCGCATACTAGCAGTACTCGGAGTCAAGATGCGGGTAATATTCAGTACTTTCGAGAAACCAGGTCCTCCAATTTGTTAGCTACCTCCGGACTTCAGAACCTCCTGCTGCTGTCTTTGATGTGGTAGCTGAATAGATCCAGGCTACTTTTCTATATTCCTAGCTTCAAGGCCAtagtatgctggctagttttaggtCAACTCAACAcatgctagagtcatctgaaaggagagcctcaattgagaaaatgcctccataagagtAGAGTATTTTTTCAATCAGTGATCAATGGGgaaggctcagcccattgtgggtggtgccattcctgggctggtggtcctgggttctataagaaaacaggctaagcaaaccatagggagcaagccagtaagcagcacccctccatggcctctgcatcagctcttgcctctatGTTTCTCccctatttgagttcctattTTCAATGATGGCCTATGATTTGGAAGTGTAAGGCaaacaagccctttcctccccaacttgcttttgctcatggtgtttcatcatagcaatagaaatcctgactaataTACACTCAGTAAGCTTCCACCTTCTAAAGCATCTATGTAGTAGGTGCTCAGATGTCTGGTGTTGAGTGGCCTCCTGCCCCTAACTGCATTAGGTGAGCCAGGGTCCCAGCTGAAGCTTTGTCACTTGGTGTACCTCCAGGACCATATACACTGGGGTGGtgactctcagccttcctaatgctgtgaccctttaatacagttcttcatgtcgtggtgacccctgatcataaaattacttcattgctactcCAGAGCTGTAATTATGCTACTGTTACGATGGAAATATCTGTTATGCAGATATTTCATAATGGAAAtctctgatatgcaggatatgcAGGACCCCCCTTTGGGGGtcgaaacccacaggttgagaacctctgcacTGTGGTCTTCTGGGGTCTACTTATGAAGTTTCAGGGGTCTCCAGCATTGGAAtctgcatttgaaaaaaaaaaccctctaaagTGATAAAGCTGGGGTCCTTAAGAAACAAGATGATTCTACTCCAAAGTGACAGGGGCTGCAAACTCCTACCTTCTTGGCCCTCCACAAGCTTCGGCTCCTCTGACTGTAACTCTCCACCATTAGCCACTGCCTCCATGTTTGGTTCCCACTTCTGAACTTTAAATAACAGGTTCGGTTCAGTTAAAGGCGCTTTTAGCCCCAGTGTTTAGGCAGACAGAGCTTCTGGGGATTTCTGTTCCCTCATGCAGCACAGCTGCCTAGCTGGGACATGAAATACCTGGGCCAGGAGAGGACCAGAGAGCTACCATCTCATCCCTGAAACTGGTActgctaggtttttttttcccccaacaatAGACTTGGCTTGCAGTGAAAACAGTCCGAGCCTGAAAACAAAGCCAACCGGGATTTAAGTGGGGCCCCTTGGCTCCTTTTAGTAATCTTAGGCGGAGAAGGACGAAGATGTGAGATTGCAGACAGGTGGCTCAGACGCCAGGAAACTGCTTAGTGACAAATGCCAAGACTCCCAACAGACACCGGAGACAGGCTTTTGTAGGAATCCCGAAACTGACATTTAcgatttttatttataaataagttaTGTACATGTGGACTCTAGCCAAACTCAACTTAACAGTTCGTTTTGTACAAAATATATCTCTGTTCAGGGTGAGGTATCTAGAGAACAGGACAGTGTAGCATCGGCCTGGCTTCCGGAAGACAAGCTCAACTTCCTACACAGAAACAGGTGAATAGAAAAGATAAATACTATGTATGCACggagaaatataaatatgagtTGAACAAGTTACTTCACTTCATAAGAGCCATTAAAGCTACTGGCTTTATGGTACAACCAACGGGGTTTTTTGGCCATTTATGTTCTCGAGAGACTGAAGtggggagaaaaacaaaacaaaacacctcaagAGTGATGTTTGTGAAGGCTCATGGGTAGCTTAGAATACTGTACTTTCAAGGACTTTTTAAAGCCTGTTGACTGATTGCAATTTTGTCGCTACTGCGATGAACAGTATGCAAAATGCCACCCACTCTTGTCACTGCCTAAGAAGACCTGGTCCCtctggagagaaaagtaaacCTCCTTAAAAGATAAATGAACCCAACCTAGTATCTGGAGAGGCGTTTGGCcccaggaaaggaaggcttgccCTCCAAGTAGAGGAAGGTGTCCAGGACTCTGGTTGGAGATGTACTGGCCATGCGGAGTTCAAGTCACCCTCAGACCCCAGGCGGAGCTCAGGTGAGCCCTGTCTACAAATCGGAGTCACAAGGCAGCGAATTTTGGCAGGGCCGAGTGCTGCGAGAGGAGGAACCGCCTTGGGAGgtggctgtcttcttttcttctccctcaagCACATCCATCGGGTTGGTGTAGGCCTTGGGTGGCGGTCGTGGCATCGGGAATCCCACCTTGAGCTTGCCGGTGTCCCTGTGCTCGGTGGGAGGAGGCCGATGCTGACCCTCGCTGTAGTACTTGATGGCAGGTGTGAGCGCGGGTTCTGGCCAGTCCACGTAGACGGTGCTGATGCTGCTACGGCGCGGGCCTGCTGAGGGCGCCTTGCGACAGCGGCGACAACGCTCTTCGCACCAAGGCGCAAAGCTGAGCGCCAGCGAGAAGCCGCCCAGAAGCAGCAGACAACTGCCTAGGTAGCCCAGCACCAGGCTGTAGCTGACTTGCACGGTGACCGGGTGGCTCGGGGCGGCCAGGACGACGGAATCTGTCAAGAAGTGGGTGTACCAGGAAACGGGGATGAGGCTGAAGAGGCCAGCAGCGAAAAGCACGACCCCCGAGAGGCCGGCTAGCCCGAAGTGGGGCTCCTCTTGCCAACAGCGCACGCCGAGCGAAGCCAGCAGCAGCCCTAGGGCGGTAGTGGCCAGTGACGTGACCATGAGTCCCCGGGCCACCTGCACTGGCTGGGTCTCGAAGTAGTTCCACTCGTCGGGCTGGCCGCACTCGCGCTCGCGACTGCTCTGCTCGCGACATATGTCCCACAGCCCCTGGTACAGCACCAAGTCCACTGGCTGGTCCCGAAAGCCCTTCACCAGCCGCCAGCCGGGGGCCAGCGTACTGACGAGATTGAGCAGCAATCCGCAGGGCGTGAGCACCATGCCCAGCGTCATCACCACCGGCGTCCGCATCCCGCGTAGCCTCGTGGGTCcccagcagctgtggttgctCCGCCGCTCACCCTGTCCTCAAGTCTGCGAGGTTGCCGGGCTGGGTAGCAGCGATGCTCGCTGCGCTTTCTGGGCGCTCTTTGTCTCCAGCGCGGGACTGTCCCCACCGAGCCTCTCACACCGAGTCCCCTCCTCTCTTGCGTCCCGACCGCTCCGCCCTCTGGCCCAGCCGCTGTCCCTAATCGAAACTAGCTCGGAGTCCGGTCAGACCGAAACCGCGCGCCCAGGTGCGGCCCCCGCGGCCAAACCCTACCCGGTGGGAGGGGCGGGAGCGCCGAGGCCACTTGGCAAGGAGGCGACCTCGGACTCTGAGGACCCGGACACCTCACCCCAGTCCGGCCGCTCCTCCCCACCCGCCCGGATGGTTTAGGGCTCGAGCAAAGGTCGCCCCGCCCTAGCTCCCTGGCACCTCCCGCTCCCTTGTAGGCGGGACGAAGGGGGCGGGTAGCTCGTGTCGTCTCACCTGTCGCAAGGCTAcaccttctcctccctcttcccaatCCTTCTCTGGTCAGGTCAGAAAGCGTCCCTACACCGCCCCTAATTTTCCCCAACTCTGCCTGTGGACCCTGCCAATCCAAGTCTCCTTGCACTCCCAACTAATGACCAGTGGCCCTTGAACATTTTGCTCGGCCATCCGCAGCCACGTAAGGGAGAGTGGTGAGCCCAGGATGCACAGGACTGGTGTGCACCATGGTTTCCAGGCCCAGGGTGTATCCAAACAGTTGCACTATGGAAACTTTGCTAGACTTGCTTAATGAAGGCTCCACGCTCTGCCTGAAGTTTAACTCCTCCAAAAGGGAGAGTATTTGGGGGTTGAGGACTTGcgaaagaattttcttttctgtcctgtaAAGTCCTGCAGGGACTTGATGTGTATGTGgggtaatgggggggggggggtgttccccTTCTCAGGGGAGAATGCGGGAAGGATCTGagtgagggggtactgggaggagagggaggctgaTATTGgggtataaagtgaataaattttaaaaattaataacaaaccaattttttttcaagtggATGAGAGGTTGACTCGATTTTCCCGTTCAGAACTTGGCAGGCCTATAATGTACTGCAGAAACCCCGAGGTTCTAAAAATGGAGTCTCCAGATAAACGCAAAGAGATGGAACATGACGAATTATTACCCAAAGAATGtcaactaggtttttttttttttcatgaaaaaggACAAACTTGTAATCAAGGAAATATAATTAGAATCGGCACGATATTCGCCTTTGATTGGTTAAAAATGAAAGCTTGAAAATTTGCATGAGCAAAGGTAGGAGCTAGTGAATTCCCGACATCACTGGTTTAGTGTACAGCCTTTAATTAGCCAATTTGACAGGATACAATGTTTACAATCCACATGCTTAAGTTCCTTTTTAAAGGGGTTTTATAATGAGCATATAATTACCCACAATAACGTAATATGTTTTGCTCATTAAATACCACCTACTTTGGCACTGGCTATCAAATTCATCTTAACATTCTTGTTGGCCTATGTATAAGATATTCACATTCTCCTTAAGTACCTTTATATATTTGGAACATATTCACTTTATGTTGGTCAAGAGTCATGCTTTTCCTTGAAAAATGTTCTCTTATAATATTTCTCTGTATTCTACATATTTCTTACAttggaaataaatgtttaataatttgCTGTAATTAAAACTATTTACTAAGATCAGGCGGTTTCGTGTTGTAGATCATACTGGATACCTGGAGATGGAGCTTGAGGCGATTGTGAGCCACTAGAAATGGGTGTTAGGAACCTAACCTTCATCTTGTGCAGCAGTGGTAGacgctcttaatcactgagccatctccatatttaaaaaaaattcaactggGGCTAAGGGTGCAGCCCCAGCTTGCTTTCAACCAAAACCAATCTCCGAAGAAAAGGGTATATGTGGCTTCCACTTCCATAAGCATTCCAGTCCACTGTTGAGGTAACTCAAGGGAGGAACCACTGTGTACTggcagtttgctttcttatagaacccaggagcacTTGCCCAaagatggcaccatccacagtgggcaGAACTCTCCCATGTCAGTCACTAATCAAGGAATACCCCCCACAGACTCACCCACAGGCCAAGCCACTGATGGATGCAATTCTTCAAATGAGGCTCCCTCCTCAagagtgactctagcttgtgttgagttAATGCAGTCACCAGCGTATGAACCTCCTATAGAGCTTACTGGCCTGGTTACTCATTTTTAACTGCACAGTTTTACAGCAGGAAGAACACTTTCGTTGTGCAGCCAACACCAGCACCCTGCTCCAGAACTTCTGAATCCTTCCAAACTCAAACTGTTTAACTCGTCAAACTTTTAGCAGTGACGAGTGTGTTCCTTCTTCCCTGACTCCCTCGCTAGGCATCACTCTACCTTCACAGGGTTAACTGGATACTTCACGTAAATGGAAGCCAGCTGTCCCTGTGTCTAGCTTATTTCAATAAGCAGAGTGTCCTCAAGgtttatgtatctgtatatgtgtaaaCTGACCTCATGACCAGCCCATGGTGTGCTTAAAAagaagttgtttttttctttgttttttaaattgtagctatgagagagaaaacaacagTCAGAGGCATCaagaagagtccagagcagggagagtAACTAGTAGAATGTGCATAGCCAGCAGACTGTGCATGACCgtgaaagaagcagaaaaaggGTGGAGGGCTGGAtgtagagggggagggggagggggagggggaggggagggggagggggagggggagggggagagggagagggagagggagagggagagggagagggagagggagagggagagggagagggagagggagagggagagggagagggagagggagagggagagggagagggagagggagagggaggagagggggaagaaagagagaagagagggaggggagagggggaggggagggggaaggggagaggaggaagagggagagagcacaaaagaaaagagaacatggCTACTTGGGGGGGGTTATAAGGAGAAGGAGTAGCTGGAGGGGAAGGGAGCCCATGAGCTAGAGAAGCTTAGGGTAGGGGAGGAGCTGAGAACTAGGATGCTAAAACTCAAATTTGCAACAGGTATTTGTCATAGCAAGGGAGCCTGGGGGCCAGCATGCTCTTTGGTGCACTAATAGGCACCACAGACAAACATTTGTCCACTGCCAGTGTGAAGGAAAATGGTTCCTTTTGGTAGAAGGGAACTGGCTTCTGTCTAGCAGAGAGAATTTGTGAAAATGGAGCTTCCTCTGGACCTGATAGTGACATGTATTCTTATTCTAGGCAGAAGAAGTGTTTCCTGTGGAGTTTGGGCCACTTGGGTTTATTGTGTTATCTCTCAACAGACACCAGGTCCTTTCAACCCTTTAGCGAGTGTGAACTGTGCTATGAAGATGAGTGTCCTGACGTCTTTCTGACCCAGCTGTTAGTTCTTCTGAGTGACGTCCACAAGCGGAATTACTGCATTGTGTGAGAAACAACAGCATCTCCTTACAGCCCCAGCTTAGCCATGGCAGTCCTGATTGCTCTGACCTTTTCAAAAATATATCTTtcagttattctctctctctctctctctctctctctctctctctctctc encodes:
- the Cldn23 gene encoding claudin-23, with the protein product MRTPVVMTLGMVLTPCGLLLNLVSTLAPGWRLVKGFRDQPVDLVLYQGLWDICREQSSRERECGQPDEWNYFETQPVQVARGLMVTSLATTALGLLLASLGVRCWQEEPHFGLAGLSGVVLFAAGLFSLIPVSWYTHFLTDSVVLAAPSHPVTVQVSYSLVLGYLGSCLLLLGGFSLALSFAPWCEERCRRCRKAPSAGPRRSSISTVYVDWPEPALTPAIKYYSEGQHRPPPTEHRDTGKLKVGFPMPRPPPKAYTNPMDVLEGEEKKTATSQGGSSSRSTRPCQNSLPCDSDL